The following proteins are encoded in a genomic region of Gimesia algae:
- a CDS encoding SRPBCC family protein has product MSTTHIQEETVQIKRAPDGIYHLHTETVIPCALEEVFAFFAEPENLEALTPPWLNFQITTPGPIEMRPGTLIEYRLKLHGIPVKWKTEISDWEPPYRFVDRQLKGPYRLWRHEHTFAECEEGTLVTDDVRYAVLGGALVNRLFVQKDVARIFRYRRDQLRNFKPASSEITAR; this is encoded by the coding sequence ATGTCGACGACACACATCCAGGAAGAAACAGTCCAGATCAAACGCGCGCCTGATGGCATTTATCATCTGCACACCGAGACCGTGATTCCCTGTGCGTTGGAGGAAGTCTTTGCATTTTTTGCCGAACCGGAAAATCTCGAAGCGCTGACCCCGCCCTGGCTGAACTTTCAAATCACGACTCCAGGTCCCATCGAAATGCGTCCTGGTACACTCATTGAATATCGGCTCAAACTGCACGGCATTCCCGTCAAATGGAAAACGGAAATCAGCGACTGGGAACCCCCTTACCGGTTTGTTGATCGACAGTTGAAAGGCCCGTATCGACTCTGGCGGCATGAGCACACTTTCGCCGAATGTGAAGAGGGTACGCTGGTCACAGACGATGTCCGCTATGCTGTACTGGGAGGCGCACTGGTCAATCGGCTGTTCGTACAGAAAGATGTTGCACGCATCTTTCGCTATCGCCGGGATCAACTGCGCAATTTCAAACCGGCATCCAGTGAAATCACGGCCCGTTAA
- a CDS encoding SDR family NAD(P)-dependent oxidoreductase: MTHSVAETNACKLVVLGATGAVGSSLSRRLKAAGHEVFLAGRNPQVLRDLSDELAAPSLSLDVLEPGSIERTIQSARETYDHIDGVVNCIGSVLLKPAHLTSDEEWSEVLAVNLTSAFETVRSAAKVMGKQGGSVVLISSAAARVGLANHEAIAAAKAGVIGLTLSAAASYAGRGIRVNAVAPGLVKSNMTRHLWESEAAESMSSSMHALNRLGEPEQVASMIEWLLQPANDWVTGQVFGVDGGLATIVPRPRQKSR; the protein is encoded by the coding sequence ATGACTCACAGTGTTGCAGAAACAAATGCATGTAAACTGGTTGTTCTGGGCGCCACCGGCGCGGTTGGTTCGTCTCTAAGCCGACGTCTCAAGGCAGCAGGGCATGAAGTGTTTCTGGCAGGCCGCAATCCACAGGTGCTGCGCGATCTGTCTGATGAACTGGCTGCACCCTCGCTGAGTCTGGACGTCCTTGAGCCGGGCTCCATTGAACGAACGATCCAGTCTGCCCGTGAGACTTACGATCACATTGATGGTGTCGTGAATTGCATCGGGTCGGTCCTTTTAAAGCCGGCTCACCTGACTTCGGATGAAGAATGGTCCGAGGTACTGGCCGTCAATCTGACCTCTGCCTTTGAGACGGTTCGCAGTGCCGCAAAAGTGATGGGCAAACAGGGGGGCTCGGTGGTTTTGATTTCATCTGCAGCGGCACGGGTGGGGCTGGCCAATCACGAGGCAATTGCGGCAGCCAAAGCAGGGGTGATCGGCCTGACACTCTCGGCGGCGGCTTCGTACGCCGGACGCGGAATTCGCGTGAATGCAGTGGCCCCCGGTCTGGTCAAATCCAACATGACCCGGCATCTGTGGGAGTCAGAGGCAGCCGAGTCGATGTCCAGCAGCATGCACGCTTTGAATCGTCTGGGTGAACCCGAACAGGTCGCCTCGATGATCGAATGGCTGTTGCAACCTGCCAATGACTGGGTCACCGGTCAGGTGTTCGGCGTTGATGGCGGTCTGGCGACGATCGTTCCCCGACCGCGACAGAAAAGCCGTTGA
- a CDS encoding class I SAM-dependent methyltransferase, with the protein MKHPLLTNSELEWSDVAANSRMNREREITGTNSYTADLKLNPLDFLMTRARTHSTVRWLDLCCGSGRALIQADEYFRAQQQSIQILGIDLVDLFQPVEDSTSTLKLETASLHDWTTSKKYDLITCVHGLHYVGDKLKLIADAASWLKADGTCITHLDLANLQSSTSNWSDREKRVFLQRYQLDYNPRRHTLTCQGYQTIEFPCRYLGASDQAGPNFTGQPAVHSVYELLDDSDRE; encoded by the coding sequence ATGAAACACCCTCTCCTGACAAACTCAGAACTGGAATGGTCGGACGTGGCAGCGAACTCTCGCATGAATCGCGAGCGGGAAATCACAGGTACGAACAGCTATACCGCTGACCTGAAACTCAACCCGCTCGATTTTTTAATGACACGTGCCAGAACACATTCCACCGTCCGCTGGCTCGATTTGTGCTGCGGATCTGGTCGGGCACTGATTCAGGCGGATGAATATTTTCGCGCACAACAGCAGTCTATTCAAATCCTGGGCATTGATCTCGTCGATCTGTTTCAACCTGTCGAAGACTCAACATCCACCCTAAAACTGGAGACGGCTTCCCTGCATGACTGGACCACCAGCAAGAAATACGATCTGATTACCTGCGTGCACGGACTCCATTATGTCGGTGACAAACTGAAGTTGATCGCTGACGCAGCCAGCTGGTTGAAAGCCGATGGAACGTGCATTACTCATCTGGATCTGGCTAATCTCCAAAGCAGCACCAGCAACTGGAGTGACCGCGAGAAACGCGTATTCCTGCAACGATACCAACTGGATTATAATCCACGTCGGCACACACTGACTTGTCAGGGATATCAAACAATCGAATTTCCCTGTCGCTATCTGGGTGCCTCTGATCAGGCGGGACCCAATTTCACCGGACAGCCAGCCGTCCATTCTGTATATGAATTATTGGATGATTCAGACCGGGAATAA
- a CDS encoding tetratricopeptide repeat protein, whose product MLCRTPHSGFTTTAIVYGQSAWRVRVCILALFLFSPAISSADDPTHSYFEGLRQRHLFGIAEGYCLNRLAQPRLTDTDQARYTLELARTLAAHAMTTQGQEQEELWKRAEETIAEFCREHSDWSDTNVFEAERAHITALKAEIAYWQVKAAPQNRPLREAAIRQLTQAVTQLIQAETRLSQLLKKSGAFKKFTVLKTATIRDTLLDFQLLIGTTGMKLGDLYDENSPQRKAALDAAKKWLEPLSRRATTLKLTWLSKLALIQCERISEDTAGAARGIQALLKEKPPAYLNEPLFLESMRILLQEGKAQQAASQIIQYRQDHGSISSELGYLEIAALIQLRKFALEKKQDALAEEIWQQVETRSQFLKQTQPGYWSQRAWMLVDQQHQIDQYGSQLSQSLKQAQLLYAQGKIEQAIEAYLKTAQQATDQGNGDLAFELAFTSASLQLQAKQYKAAAEQFQSLSRKYSTAPRAADASLLAAWCLGQLYTQSRTKSRRLAYTAALEEVQKQFPDSKNDYEAGWMLARLEEARLQFSKALVLYAEVPDDHPRAADAHLGIARCYEQILQRLTSLGKPTKAWRQEAIDVLEKYLAHFPTESDPLILQSQADIALRLTRIYLNDAPPLYTKADRLLKLIISSASRSIAELKRNNEHAEASVAQTAKLIQRWNDIANQARRLEIITLAGQGNPTAARSLVENLENAGTNELLSVLNGVSQINLDLSVETRYELGLLQLKSAEKLISRREELTPRQRQQLDLCLAEAYLATNQHIRALEYYQELLKQAPRDSALVKQVATLLERCGTKACLREAAQKWRQLESAEKPGSIPWLDARLHLIQTTFGSGNEAEAKKLLGVTKLLYPDLGNAELKQRFQELQQRIQ is encoded by the coding sequence ATGTTATGTCGCACTCCCCATTCTGGATTTACAACAACAGCGATCGTTTACGGACAATCTGCGTGGCGGGTTCGCGTCTGCATTCTGGCTCTGTTCCTGTTCTCACCTGCGATCAGTTCGGCCGATGACCCGACACACTCTTATTTTGAAGGACTGCGTCAACGGCATCTGTTCGGAATTGCGGAAGGCTATTGTTTAAATCGTCTGGCACAACCTCGGCTCACCGACACCGATCAGGCACGTTACACGCTGGAACTGGCACGCACACTGGCAGCACATGCGATGACCACGCAGGGTCAGGAACAGGAGGAACTCTGGAAGCGGGCAGAAGAGACCATCGCAGAGTTCTGCCGCGAGCATTCCGACTGGTCTGATACAAACGTGTTCGAAGCTGAACGGGCACACATAACGGCTCTCAAAGCCGAAATCGCATATTGGCAGGTCAAAGCAGCCCCGCAAAATCGACCACTCAGAGAGGCAGCCATCAGGCAGTTGACACAGGCGGTCACTCAACTGATTCAGGCGGAAACCCGCCTCAGCCAACTATTGAAAAAATCAGGTGCCTTCAAGAAATTTACCGTTCTCAAGACAGCCACCATCCGCGACACCCTGCTTGACTTTCAACTCCTGATTGGTACGACGGGAATGAAACTCGGGGATTTGTATGACGAGAATAGCCCGCAGCGCAAAGCAGCCCTGGATGCTGCAAAAAAATGGCTGGAACCACTGTCCCGGCGGGCAACCACACTGAAGTTGACCTGGCTCAGCAAACTGGCGCTGATTCAATGTGAGCGGATCAGCGAGGATACCGCCGGCGCAGCGCGAGGCATCCAGGCGCTGCTCAAAGAGAAACCGCCGGCTTATCTGAATGAACCACTCTTCTTGGAATCGATGCGCATTCTATTGCAGGAAGGGAAAGCGCAACAGGCGGCGTCACAGATCATCCAGTATCGACAGGATCACGGGAGCATTTCCAGCGAACTGGGCTACCTGGAAATCGCGGCATTAATCCAGCTCAGAAAATTCGCCCTTGAGAAAAAACAGGATGCACTGGCTGAAGAAATCTGGCAGCAGGTTGAAACGCGTTCCCAGTTTCTCAAACAGACACAGCCGGGTTACTGGTCACAGCGGGCCTGGATGCTCGTCGACCAACAGCACCAGATCGATCAGTACGGCAGCCAGCTTTCTCAAAGTCTGAAACAGGCTCAACTCCTGTACGCGCAAGGTAAGATTGAACAGGCCATCGAAGCCTATCTGAAAACAGCACAACAGGCGACCGACCAGGGCAACGGCGATCTGGCATTTGAACTCGCCTTCACCAGTGCTTCACTTCAGTTGCAGGCCAAGCAATATAAAGCAGCGGCTGAGCAGTTTCAGTCGCTGTCACGAAAATACAGTACCGCCCCCCGCGCTGCCGACGCCAGCCTGCTGGCTGCCTGGTGCCTGGGTCAGCTCTATACACAAAGTCGCACCAAATCTCGCAGGCTGGCTTACACCGCTGCACTGGAAGAAGTACAGAAGCAGTTTCCCGACAGTAAGAATGACTATGAAGCTGGCTGGATGCTGGCGCGACTGGAAGAAGCACGTTTGCAATTTTCCAAGGCACTTGTGCTGTATGCGGAAGTTCCCGACGATCATCCCCGGGCGGCTGACGCGCATCTCGGAATTGCCCGCTGCTACGAACAGATCCTGCAACGGCTGACTTCTCTGGGCAAGCCCACTAAAGCCTGGCGACAGGAAGCCATTGATGTCCTGGAAAAATACCTGGCCCACTTCCCCACTGAATCAGATCCCTTGATCCTGCAGTCCCAGGCTGACATCGCATTACGACTCACGCGGATTTATCTGAATGACGCTCCCCCTCTCTACACGAAAGCCGATCGGCTATTGAAATTAATTATCAGTAGCGCGTCACGTAGTATCGCAGAACTCAAACGCAATAATGAACATGCAGAAGCCAGCGTCGCACAGACGGCGAAACTGATTCAACGCTGGAATGACATCGCCAATCAGGCGCGGCGTCTGGAGATCATCACACTGGCAGGCCAGGGGAATCCGACCGCAGCACGATCGCTGGTGGAGAATCTGGAGAACGCGGGAACAAACGAGCTGCTGTCAGTCCTGAATGGCGTCTCGCAGATCAACCTCGATCTGTCCGTCGAGACACGCTACGAACTGGGATTACTGCAGTTGAAATCGGCTGAGAAACTGATCAGCCGCCGCGAAGAATTAACTCCCCGGCAACGACAGCAACTGGATCTCTGTCTGGCGGAAGCGTACCTGGCAACGAATCAGCATATCCGTGCGTTGGAGTATTACCAGGAACTGTTGAAACAGGCGCCCCGCGACAGCGCACTGGTCAAACAGGTCGCCACACTCCTGGAACGCTGTGGCACAAAAGCCTGTCTGCGGGAAGCAGCCCAGAAATGGCGACAGCTGGAATCAGCAGAAAAACCAGGCAGCATTCCCTGGCTTGACGCCCGCCTGCATCTCATTCAGACCACCTTCGGTTCCGGCAATGAAGCCGAAGCCAAAAAACTGCTTGGCGTAACGAAGCTGCTCTACCCCGATCTGGGCAATGCAGAATTAAAACAACGATTCCAGGAACTGCAACAACGCATTCAGTAG
- a CDS encoding serine/threonine-protein kinase, with product MGSESKSERSMTEQESLPEFFARPVPDAEGPETIISPLEPIPAPDSNREKDSAQANFARSSVWNRLFPPTTDDAETPEDTTSPSGMKLEHFVIRERIGRGGMGAVFRAIDTRLDRVVALKVLSPGQSRDVGSVKRFQNEAKAAARLDHENISRVFYIGEDQGLNFIAFEYVKGTNVREIIQSRGILPAAEAVNYALQIASALKHINKAGVVHRDIKPSNIIITPGGRAKLVDLGLARKESDNASADLTTAGTTLGTFDYISPEQAKDPRNVDVRSDIYSLGCTLYHMLTGEPPYGEGTVLQKLLDHSGKNVPDPATINKQLPRELSLIVQKMMASDPDDRYQTPEELMYQLMQVAGQLDLRGVNPEGLVWTSPTNTRLGFLEKYIGWIATAAVLLIIVVLLDRYPTFNPASVNVTQNNSQKTDSPKPASQKTPQKNQDTDLAIATSDTPISPTIASKEILGSLDSPEKESTKTITKTVTPEESTTASESIEENRLAKMNLEEDNKPLNEIFDNVPLLSTKRTISELLDAGNLPGTSSDSGNKVLRDNKTDTKLALSESSQNKSMVPLAPDTEVPVETEPDPFPKKSENEFRKIEIPAITIINPDGTAGQDFKTLDAACAAADDGSIIELGFTGIRKEAPIHINNKRVRIRAAKDRKPILLFESVEEPAEGFQTHMIQIANGSLELFELGIIVDVKDLNSDSWAIFSLKNAHDIRLHQVTVTCANTTSQQVSIFEMNEPINQGLNDDSMMGKRQVKESTFVEIVNSVLRCDGHAFSIRETAPTRLEITNSALMIAQSLIELTGCNNKPMEGDHLELVLNHSTFILGKGLSVMDSGAIPRELIPLNVSARNNVFFSRSNAPFVMMKGNTNENDFRQKLLTWRGSNNYFDRFGTFWTIQSQQGTTGALSMDALDWKDIWGLSADVNSYQMEIPWVADRQKLITALCSELQPSQLQFTQPTDGSPTITAIDRTNAGADLVTLPELPRVIKAPRTE from the coding sequence ATCCGGGAGCGCATCGGCCGAGGAGGCATGGGTGCCGTCTTCCGTGCCATCGATACCCGCCTGGATCGTGTTGTGGCGCTGAAAGTATTAAGCCCCGGTCAATCGCGTGATGTAGGATCGGTGAAACGATTCCAGAACGAAGCCAAGGCGGCAGCGCGACTCGATCACGAAAATATCTCCCGCGTATTTTATATCGGTGAAGACCAGGGGCTGAACTTCATCGCCTTTGAATATGTCAAAGGGACCAACGTTCGCGAGATCATTCAGTCGCGTGGCATCCTGCCGGCAGCAGAAGCCGTCAACTATGCTTTGCAGATAGCCTCGGCTTTGAAGCACATCAACAAAGCGGGTGTGGTGCACCGTGATATCAAACCATCCAACATCATTATTACCCCTGGTGGCCGCGCCAAACTGGTTGACCTGGGACTGGCCCGTAAGGAAAGCGATAACGCATCCGCCGACCTGACGACAGCCGGCACCACTTTGGGAACGTTCGATTATATTTCTCCCGAGCAGGCAAAAGACCCGCGTAACGTAGATGTTCGTAGTGATATCTATTCACTGGGCTGCACCCTGTATCACATGCTGACCGGAGAGCCTCCCTACGGCGAAGGCACCGTACTGCAGAAACTGCTGGATCATTCCGGAAAAAATGTTCCCGATCCGGCAACCATTAATAAACAACTGCCACGAGAACTTTCACTCATCGTCCAGAAAATGATGGCCAGTGATCCGGATGATCGGTATCAGACTCCCGAAGAGTTGATGTATCAATTGATGCAGGTCGCCGGGCAACTGGACCTGCGCGGCGTGAATCCCGAAGGTCTGGTCTGGACTTCCCCCACAAACACCCGACTTGGTTTTCTGGAAAAATACATCGGCTGGATCGCCACTGCGGCCGTCCTGCTCATCATTGTTGTGCTGCTGGACCGTTATCCAACGTTCAACCCTGCCTCGGTGAATGTGACCCAAAATAATAGTCAGAAGACGGACTCTCCCAAACCAGCATCGCAAAAAACCCCACAGAAAAATCAGGACACTGATCTCGCCATTGCGACATCGGACACTCCCATTTCGCCGACCATCGCGAGTAAAGAAATACTCGGTTCGCTGGATTCGCCCGAAAAGGAAAGTACAAAAACGATCACGAAGACGGTAACTCCAGAGGAAAGTACTACTGCCAGCGAGAGCATCGAAGAAAACCGTTTGGCGAAAATGAATCTGGAAGAGGACAATAAGCCTCTGAACGAAATTTTCGACAACGTGCCCCTCCTGTCAACAAAAAGAACGATCAGCGAACTCCTGGACGCCGGAAACCTGCCCGGTACCAGTTCTGATTCAGGTAATAAAGTGCTGCGTGATAACAAGACCGATACGAAGCTGGCCCTGTCTGAAAGCAGCCAGAACAAATCCATGGTTCCACTGGCTCCTGATACCGAAGTTCCGGTAGAAACAGAACCTGACCCGTTCCCGAAGAAAAGTGAAAACGAGTTTCGCAAGATCGAAATCCCCGCGATTACCATTATCAATCCGGATGGCACTGCCGGCCAGGACTTCAAAACGCTGGATGCCGCCTGTGCTGCCGCCGACGACGGTAGTATCATCGAACTCGGCTTCACTGGCATTCGTAAAGAAGCCCCCATTCACATCAATAACAAACGTGTCCGGATTCGTGCTGCCAAAGATCGAAAACCGATACTGCTGTTTGAATCGGTCGAAGAACCAGCCGAAGGTTTCCAGACTCATATGATTCAGATTGCCAATGGTTCTCTGGAACTGTTCGAATTGGGAATTATCGTCGACGTCAAAGATCTCAACTCGGATTCCTGGGCGATCTTCTCCTTGAAAAATGCACACGACATCCGGCTGCATCAGGTGACCGTCACCTGTGCCAATACAACCAGCCAGCAGGTTTCCATCTTCGAAATGAACGAGCCCATCAACCAGGGTCTCAATGACGACTCCATGATGGGAAAACGTCAGGTCAAAGAATCGACGTTTGTGGAAATCGTCAACTCCGTACTTCGCTGTGACGGCCATGCGTTCTCGATACGTGAAACCGCCCCCACACGCCTGGAAATTACCAACTCCGCTTTAATGATTGCCCAGTCACTGATTGAACTGACAGGCTGCAACAACAAACCGATGGAGGGTGATCATCTGGAACTGGTATTGAATCATTCCACGTTTATTCTGGGTAAAGGACTGTCTGTGATGGACAGTGGCGCGATTCCGCGTGAGCTGATTCCTCTAAACGTCTCGGCACGCAATAATGTGTTCTTCTCACGCAGCAATGCCCCGTTTGTGATGATGAAGGGCAACACCAACGAAAATGATTTCCGCCAGAAACTGCTGACCTGGCGCGGATCCAATAACTATTTTGATCGCTTCGGAACCTTCTGGACCATTCAGTCTCAACAGGGAACCACCGGAGCGCTCTCCATGGATGCCCTCGACTGGAAAGATATCTGGGGGCTTTCTGCCGATGTCAACAGTTACCAGATGGAAATCCCCTGGGTCGCAGACCGCCAGAAACTGATCACCGCGTTATGTTCGGAACTGCAGCCGTCACAGTTGCAGTTTACTCAGCCCACCGATGGCAGCCCGACGATCACAGCCATCGATCGCACGAATGCCGGCGCCGACCTGGTGACACTGCCCGAACTGCCCCGGGTCATTAAAGCACCCCGAACCGAATAA